The Zalophus californianus isolate mZalCal1 chromosome X, mZalCal1.pri.v2, whole genome shotgun sequence genome window below encodes:
- the ZNF81 gene encoding zinc finger protein 81, with protein sequence MPNRNMPANWSSPGPSLARAVGRCDNSCEVSVSFEDVTVDFSREEWQHLDPAQRRLYQDVMLENYSHLLSVGYEVPKPEVIFKLEQGEEPWILERKTPHQSCSDGRFGIKTSQKRISGKASFHSEMEGEDTRDDSLYSILEELWQDSEQIKRYQEKQSKPLSHAAFIHKKVLNTEWDFEYKDSGKFVHPSPNHIPSQKRPHKCDSLGKSFRHNLDIRIPSKNNATKNFDKNTGHGQVFTQSSSCTNHENTHTGVQFCESNQCGKVLGLKQAFSHNLKLPVGEKADMCSEFGKIFTQKSHLFAPQRIHTVEKPHELSKCVDVFTQKPLLSIYLRVHRDEKLYICTECGKAFIQNSELIVHKKTHTREKPYKCNECGKSFFQVSSLLRHQTTHTGEKLYECSECGKGFSLNSALNVHQKIHTGERHHKCSECGKAFTQKSTLRMHQRIHTGERSYICTECGQAFIQKAHLIAHQRIHTGEKPYECSDCGKSFPSKSQLQMHKRIHTGEKPYICTECGKAFTNRSNLNTHQKSHTGEKSYICAECGKAFTDRSNFNKHQTIHTGEKPYVCADCGRAFIQKSELITHQRIHTTEKPYKCPECEKSFSKKPHLKVHQRIHTGEKPYMCAECGKAFTDRSNFNKHQTIHTGDKPYKCSDCGKGFTQKSVLSMHRNIHT encoded by the exons GTCTCCGTGTCATTCGAGGATGTGACTGTGGACTTCAGCAGGGAGGAGTGGCAGCACTTGGACCCTGCTCAGAGACGCCTGTACCAggatgtgatgctggagaactacAGCCACCTGCTCTCAGTGG GGTATGAAGTTCCCAAACCAGAGGTCATCTTCAAGTTGGAACAAGGAGAGGAGCCATGGATTTTGGAGAGAAAAACCCCACATCAAAGCTGTTCAG atgGGAGGTTTGGGATTAAGACCTCACAAAAAAGAATTTCTGGAAAAGCTTCATTTCATAGTGAGATGGAGGGTGAAGATACAAGAGATGATTCATTGTATTCCATTTTAGAAGAACTGTGGCAAGATTCTGAACAGATAAAGAGATATCAGGAAAAACAGAGCAAACCTCTGAGTCATGCTGCTTTCATCCATAAGAAAGTACTGAATACAGAGTGGGATTTTGAATATAAAGACAGTGGAAAATTTGTTCATCCAAGCCCAAATCATATTCCTTCACAGAAAAGACCCCATAAATGTGACTCATTGGGAAAGAGTTTTAGGCATAATTTGGACATACGTATTCCTAGTAAAAACAATGCAACAAAGAACTTTGATAAAAATACTGGACATGGTCAAGTTTTCACACAGAGCTCTTCTTGTACTAACCATGAAAATACTCATACAGGAGTCCAATTCTGTGAAAGTAATCAGTGTGGAAAAGTCCTCGGTCTCAAACAGGCATTCAGTCACAATCTGAAGCTTCCTGTTGGGGAGAAAGCAGATATGTGTTCTGAATTTGGGAAGATCTTCACCCAGAAGTCACACCTCTTTGCACCTCAGAGAATCCACACTGTGGAAAAACCTCATGAACTTAGCAAATGTGTAGATGTGTTTACACAGAAGCCACTACTCAGTATATATCTGAGAGTTCATAGAGATGAAAAACTGTATATATGTACTGAATGTGGGAAGGCATTCATCCAGAATTCAGAACTAATTGTGCATAAGAAGACTCATACTAGAGAAAAACCCTATAAATGCAATGAATGTGGAAAATCATTTTTCCAGGTGTCCTCTCTACTTAGGCATCAGACaactcacactggagaaaaactctacgaatgcagtgaatgtgggaaaggcTTCTCCCTGAACTCAGCCCTCAACGTACATCAGaaaattcatactggagagagaCACCACAAATGCAgtgagtgtgggaaagcctttaccCAAAAGTCAACACTCAGGAtgcatcagagaattcatacaggaGAGAGATCTTACATATGTACTGAATGTGGGCAGGCCTTCATCCAGAAGGCACACTTGATTGCCCATCAAAGAATCCATACTGGAGAGAAGCCTTATGAATGCAGTGACTGTGGGAAATCTTTCCCTTCTAAGTCACAACTCCAGATGCATAAGCgaattcacacaggagagaaaccctatatATGCActgaatgtgggaaggcctttaccAACAGGTCAAATCTCAATACTCACCAGAAATCTCATACAGGAGAGAAGTCTTATATATGTGCTGAATGTGGAAAGGCCTTCACCGACAGGTCAAATTTCAATAAACACCAGACAATTCATACCGGAGAGAAACCCTATGTTTGTGCTGATTGTGGGAGGGCCTTCATCCAGAAGTCAGAGTTAATTacacatcagagaattcatactacAGAGAAGCCTTATAAATGTCCTGAGTGTGAGAAATCCTTCTCCAAGAAACCACATCTCAAAGTACATCAGCgaattcacacaggagagaaaccataCATGTGTGcagaatgtgggaaggccttcactGACAGGTCAAATTTCAATAAACACCAGACAATTCATACTGGAGATAAACCCTATAAATGCAGTGACTGTGGAAAGGGCTTCACTCAGAAATCGGTCCTGAGTATGCATCGCAATATTCATACATGA
- the LOC113931166 gene encoding calponin-1-like — translation MGGLKDGIILCKFISKFQPGPMKQVGESTQNWHQLENIGNCIKAITKYGVKSHDIFEANDLFEKTNHTQVQSTLPALAKTKGNKVNVGVKYAEKQEQKFEPEKLREGQNIIGQQMGTNRFASQQGTTAYGTPCHLCDPKLGKDQPLDQATISLQIGTNKGASQAGLTVPGTKQQIFKPGLGMEHCDMLNVSLQMGSNKGAWQQGMTVYGLLCQVSDPPNCLRPEYSELGKPAHDHHPHNCYNSTWGPGHPPPCLPSREANCCSQQG, via the coding sequence ATGGGTGGCCTCAAAGATGGCATCATTCTTTGCAAGTTCATCAGTAAGTTCCAGCCAGGCCCCATGAAGCAAGTCGGTGAGTCAACCCAAAATTGGCACCAGCTAGAAAATATTGGCAACTGCATCAAGGCCATCACCAAGTATGGGGTAAAGTCCCATGACATTTTTGAGGCCAACGACCTGTTTGAGAAAACCAACCACACCCAGGTGCAGTccaccctcccagccctggcGAAGACGAAAGGGAATAAGGTGAATGTAGGGGTGAAGTATGCAGAGAAGCAGGAACAGAAATTTGAGCCAGAGAAGCTAAGAGAAGGGCAGAATATCATCGGGCAACAGATGGGCACCAACAGATTTGCTAGCCAGCAGGGCACGACGGCCTATGGCACCCCATGCCACCTCTGTGACCCCAAGCTGGGCAAGGACCAGCCCCTGGACCAGGCCACCATCAGCCTGCAGATAGGCACCAACAAGGGAGCCAGCCAGGCTGGTCTGACTGTACCTGGGACCAAGCAACAGATCTTTAAgcctgggctgggcatggagcacTGTGACATGCTCAACGTCAGCCTGCAGATGGGCAGCAACAAGGGGGCCTGGCAGCAGGGCATGACAGTGTATGGGCTGCTGTGCCAGGTCTCTGACCCCCCAAACTGCCTAAGGCCTGAATACTCAGAGCTGGGCAAGCCTGCCCATGACCACCACCCACACAACTGCTACAACTCAACCTGGGGCCCTGggcaccccccaccctgcctcccctccagggaGGCCAACTGCTGCTCTCAGCAGGGGTGA